From the genome of Vitis riparia cultivar Riparia Gloire de Montpellier isolate 1030 chromosome 2, EGFV_Vit.rip_1.0, whole genome shotgun sequence, one region includes:
- the LOC117932806 gene encoding 26S proteasome non-ATPase regulatory subunit 13 homolog A, with the protein MAALQYLESLRAAHPELAEWYNSLADLYQRKLWHQLTLKLEQFVALAVFQAGDALIQLYHNFITDFETKINLLKLAHFAVIVSRQYTEKEAAVRYLEGVIEKLRGTRELRIEEPILYIKMQIAVFNLEKGDQKECKKLLEDGKSTLDSMTDIDPSVYASYYWVSSQYYKSRQEFAEFYKSALLYLAYTSVESLSETFKLDLAFDLSLSALLGDNIYNFGELLAHPIIKSLLGTKVEWLYYILQAFNSGDLVRYQELCRVHNAALSAQPALVQNEKKLLEKINILCLMEIIFSRPSEDRTIPLNIIAERTKLSVEDVEYLLMKSLSVHLIEGIIDQVEGTVHVSWVQPRVLGIPQIKSLRDRLDNWVDKVHTALLSVEAETPDLVAS; encoded by the exons ATGGCCGCTTTGCAATACCTGGAATCACTGCGCGCGGCCCATCCGGAGCTGGCAGAATGGTACAACTCTCTTGCAGATCTGTACCAGAGGAAGCTCTGGCACCAACTCACTCTCAAACTCGAACAGTTCGTCGCTCTTGCAGTCTTTCAG GCGGGTGATGCTCTCATTCagttatatcataattttatcaCTGACTTTGAGACTAAGATCAATCTTCTCAAGCTCGCACATTTTGCTGTCATAGTTTCTAGGCAGTATACAGAGAAAGAAGCTGCTGTACGTTACCTTGAAGGGGTAATTGAAAAGCTTCGAGGTACTAGAGAGTTACGTATAGAGGAGCCCATTCTATACATAAAGATGCAAATAGCTGTTTTCAATCTTGAGAAGGGGGACCAAAAAGAGTGCAAGAAACTTTTAGAAGATGGGAAGAGTACACTTGACAGTATGACTGACATTGATCCTTCTGTATATGCCAGCTATTATTGGGTTTCATCTCAGTATTATAAATCTCGTCAAGAATTCGCAGAATTCTATAAAAGTGCTCTTCTATATCTGGCATACACATCAGTGGAGTCTCTCTCTGAAACATTTAAGCTG GATTTGGCATTTGATTTATCGCTTTCTGCGCTGCTGGGAGATAATATCTATAACTTTGGAGAACTGCTTGCTCATCCAATC ATAAAAAGTCTTCTGGGGACAAAGGTTGAGTGGCTTTACTATATACTCCAGGCATTCAACTCTGGTGATTTAGTCCGCTATCAAGAATTATGCCGTGTCCATAATGCTGCTCTGAGTGCTCAACCGGCATTAGTTCAGAATGAGAAGAAGCTACTGGAAAAGATTAACATTCTCTGCTTGATGGAAATCATCTTCAG CCGTCCTTCAGAAGATCGTACTATTCCCTTGAACATCATTGCAGAACGCACCAAACTTTCTGTGGAGGATGTGGAGTATCTTCTCATGAAGAGCCTTTCT GTTCATCTTATTGAGGGCATCATTGATCAAGTTGAAGGGACAGTTCATGTGTCGTGGGTGCAGCCAAGAGTTTTGGGTATTCCACAGATCAAATCGTTGCGCGACCGACTTGACAATTGGGTGGACAAAGTGCACACTGCTTTGCTCTCTGTGGAGGCAGAAACACCTGATCTAGTTGCATCATGA